One Glycine soja cultivar W05 chromosome 2, ASM419377v2, whole genome shotgun sequence genomic region harbors:
- the LOC114401726 gene encoding GDSL esterase/lipase At4g10955-like, translated as MANQVVPRESHPYAFHVSGPRKFTSLNWRDLIISSWKDANYKRTVIACFIQAVYLLELDRQEKRTQGNALAPNWWIPFKYKLKQTLIDERDGSIFGTILEWDRSAALADLIPIRPSGAPRAVLALRGTLLKSPTMRRDIEDDLRFVAWESLKGSVRFKAALEVLKSICGKYGSNNVCIAGHSLGAGFALQVGKELAKEGTYVEAHLFNPPSVSLAMSLKTIGEKAEFVWNRLKSMLPYSGEAQISNDVDKTSSSVGLKSRMPQLSGSGLKDASLGVAKWVPYLYVNNGDYICCYYNDGAGTSTKVNVGTTNGQVSAKLFVVSKEKQKFLEAHGLEQWWSSDAELQQVIHSSNLISRQLRSLYTAAPSQVNL; from the exons ATGGCAAACCAGGTGGTTCCTCGTGAATCTCACCCTTATGCCTTTCATGTCTCTGGCCCTCGCAAGTTCACTTCCCTTAATTGGAGGGACCTTATCATTTCCAGTTG GAAGGATGCAAATTATAAGAGAACTGTCATTGCCTGCTTTATACAGGCAGTATACTTGCTTGAACTTGATAGACAGGAGAAGAGAACACAAGGAAATGCTCTTGCCCCAAATTGGTGGATTCCCTTCAAATACAAGCTTAAACAAACACTAATTGATGAAAGAGATGGATCCATTTTTGGCACAATTCTTGAATGGGATAGATCTGCTGCATTGGCTGACTTAATACCAATTAGACCAAGTGGTGCCCCCAGAGCTGTCTTAGCACTCAGAGGAACATTACTCAAAAGCCCTACAATGCGAAGAGATATCGAAGATGACCTACGTTTTGTTGCTTGGGAAAGCTTGAAGGGCTCTGTGAGGTTTAAAGCAGCTTTGGAGGTACTAAAATCGATTTGTGGTAAATACGGAAGCAACAACGTATGCATTGCAGGGCATTCCTTGGGGGCTGGTTTTGCTCTTCAAGTGGGAAAAGAACTAGCAAAAGAAGGGACTTATGTGGAGGCACATTTGTTTAATCCACCTTCTGTTTCACTAGCCATGAGTCTCAAAACTATTGGAGAAAAGGCTGAGTTTGTGTGGAATAGGCTTAAATCCATGCTTCCTTATAGTGGTGAGGCTCAAATCAGCAATGATGtagacaaaacttcttcaagtgTAGGATTGAAGAGTAGGATGCCTCAACTATCTGGTTCTGGTTTGAAAGATGCAAGTTTGGGGGTAGCAAAATGGGTTCCTTATTTGTATGTTAACAATGGTGACTATATCTGCTGCTATTACAATGATGGTGCTGGCACAAGCACAAAGGTGAATGTAGGAACTACAAATGGACAAGTTTCAGCAAAGTTGTTTGTTGTCTCTAAGGAGAAACAGAAGTTTCTTGAGGCTCATGGCCTGGAACAATGGTGGTCAAGTGATGCAGAACTTCAGCAGGTTATCCATAGTAGCAATCTCATAAGCAGGCAGCTTCGATCTTTGTACACTGCTGCTCCTTCCCAAGTAAACTTATAA
- the LOC114401718 gene encoding uncharacterized protein LOC114401718, translated as MALATNSKNPHCMAINLSSTASLHSKPSFLTHKHNNLIKFYHPFSSLLTTCAQTHGTDTGVTQKDDASAGSLSSSRAQLDLLEQLTSTSSPNSGYESDGSSRKLTIREQLVQLFGERDDDFTIPLGKNLKKVSAKFLTISQKRNIRRQTYLNEVSQRNDSVFFATIGAFVILPPFIILGIAILTGYVQLFP; from the exons ATGGCATTAGCAACTAACTCTAAAAATCCTCACTGTATGGCCATCAATCTCAGTAGCACTGCTTCTCTTCACTCTAAGCCTTCCTTTCTGACTCATAAACACAACAACCTCATCAAATTCTATCATCCTTTTTCCTCTTTGCTCACAACATGTGCTCAAACACATGGGACTGACACTGGAGTTACACAGAAAGATGATGCTTCTGCTG GATCTTTATCTTCTTCTCGTGCACAGCTGGATCTTTTGGAGCAACTTACATCTACAAGCTCACCTAATAGTG GTTATGAAAGTGATGGAAGCTCTCGCAAACTTACAATCCGAGAGCAGCTCGTGCAGTTGTTTGGAGAAAGGGATGATGATTTCACCATACCCCTAGGTAAAAACTTGAAGAAAGTGAGTGCGAAGTTCTTGACCATTTCACAAAAGAGAAATATCAGGAGACAAACTTACCTCAATGAAGTGTCTCAAAGGAATGATTCTGTTTTCTTTGCAACCATTGGAGCATTTGTGATTCTTCCACCTTTTATAATTCTAGGAATAGCTATATTAACCGGCTATGTACAGCTTTTTCCTTGA
- the LOC114401709 gene encoding cytochrome b561 domain-containing protein At4g18260-like codes for MGDQQKLSAFLFHVSIVFVMFLLVSASQEHKKAKGGHSSKKDHNMKMSSRLQFEITLHGFLLWASMAFLMPVGILVIRLSNRDENRRRLRIIFYVHAVLQKLAVLLATAGAIMSIKNFNNSFNNNHQRLGVALYGIIWLQVLVGIFRPQRGSKRRSLWFFAHWIMGTAVSLLGVLNVFIGLQAYQEKTSKSITTWNILFTVQISLIVIFYLLQEKWVYIKNQGVIWDN; via the exons aTGGGAGATCAGCAAAAGCTCAGTGCTTTCCTCTTTCACGTAAGTATTGTTTTTGTCATGTTTCTCCTAGTTAGCGCCTCTCAAGAACACAAGAAAGCTAAAGGCGGACATTCAAGCAAAAAAGACCATAACATGAAG ATGAGTTCTAGACTTCAGTTCGAAATCACATTACATGGGTTTCTCTTGTGGGCTTCAATGGCGTTCTTGATGCCTGTTGGTATACTAGTCATTAGACTGTCCAACAGAGATGAGAATCGAAGAAGACTTAGAATTATATTCTATGTTCATGCAGTTTTGCAG AAGCTTGCCGTACTTCTTGCCACTGCAGGAGCAATCATGtccataaaaaatttcaacaactCCTTCAACAATAATCATCAAAGATTAGGGGTAGCATTATATGGTATTATCTGGCTGCAAGTTCTAGTTGGTATTTTTCGACCACAAAG GGGATCCAAAAGAAGAAGTCTGTGGTTCTTTGCACACTGGATAATGGGAACTGCAGTGTCATTACTGGGTGTGCTGAATGTATTTATTGGCTTACAAGCCTACCAAGAAAAAACATCCAAAAGCATAACAACTTGGAATATACTTTTCACTGTTCAGATATCTTTGATTGTGATCTTCTACcttcttcaagaaaaatggGTCTACATAAAAAACCAAGGAGTGATTTGGGACAACTAA